Proteins encoded in a region of the Candidatus Hydrogenedens sp. genome:
- a CDS encoding glycoside hydrolase family 38 C-terminal domain-containing protein produces MNQEKKIIHVVVNTHWDREWVYPFEETRLLLVEFMDQLIEILKKDPDFHSFTLDSQTVCLEDYLELRPEKREDIVNLVQSGKLIIGPWYSLPEEFIVNGESLVRNLLIGHRVAQSFGKVSKIGYTPFSYGQTSQMPQIYNGFGIDTIIFYRGINTPKSEFIFEGPDGSRLLGMRFGCLSRFSYYIYVYRVLRYGSDDVYAFYNWDRGAGPLRLASTSRPRAHYYITDPSNKMWNVEPIQEQLQKLVNDESQHFTTPHICCMEGFDSSSPDEKESEIIKLCQKLLPEHEIRLSNLEEFMQAMRECVKNPTVIYGESRDPGATGKWTHLMGDVISARFRVKKANHQSEMMLQRGAEPWCAISNVLGKEYFRNALTRAWKLLLQNHPHDTITGGGIDQMEKDALSRAEQISIISEGLMRRALQHIYSKINLSNVPVKESVFVVFNPSPFERNHVLSVYIDVPENMGYESFEIIDPETNTVCSMQVQEQFETGTLVRNLQDISIELRSKRFLTHVDVNNIPALGYKTYYVKPAENNPPIEVNNIFKTPFILENEYLYITFNNDGTFNLTDKETGSKFTNLHYFEDTGETGHSWIHMEPDENETIYSYASPAKFVVEVNGHLLTRIRIDYVMNIPSGLERNITELDREAEKNYTKRKEEKVPLDITSYFTLRKGSRQLEITTKVKNNARNHRLRLIFPTGLEKATHSFAEMAFDVVRRPIHVSTDNPYYGRPNPQYPMHRFVDVSDGEIGFAVINNCGLREYEVMDEPIRPVAITLFRAFTFRNAPIFGRWDVYPEMELSQCLGELEFSYSIYPHKGTWENGVIKEAEKLNANLEPVQAGPIKGGYLPLSQSFLEIEGEPLQITALKLAEDRNNRLIVRFYNPSDRQVLSTIKFNLPITDVWCTNLNEEDVNKVSITNNTVQLSAEPKKIITLALDFSS; encoded by the coding sequence ATGAATCAAGAGAAGAAAATCATCCATGTCGTTGTTAATACCCATTGGGATAGAGAATGGGTATATCCATTTGAGGAAACGCGACTTTTATTAGTCGAATTTATGGACCAATTGATAGAGATTTTAAAGAAAGACCCTGATTTTCATTCCTTTACATTAGACTCCCAGACTGTTTGCCTTGAAGATTATCTTGAATTAAGACCTGAAAAACGAGAAGACATTGTTAACCTCGTTCAGTCTGGAAAACTTATTATCGGTCCCTGGTACTCATTACCAGAAGAATTCATTGTTAACGGCGAGTCGTTAGTTCGTAATTTATTAATAGGACATCGAGTTGCCCAATCTTTCGGGAAAGTATCAAAAATTGGTTATACCCCTTTTAGTTATGGACAAACATCACAGATGCCTCAAATATACAATGGTTTTGGAATCGATACAATTATTTTCTATCGAGGAATAAATACACCTAAAAGCGAATTTATTTTTGAAGGACCTGACGGGTCTCGATTATTAGGAATGCGTTTTGGATGTTTGAGTCGTTTCAGTTATTACATTTACGTCTATCGCGTGTTACGTTATGGCTCCGATGATGTCTATGCATTTTATAACTGGGATAGAGGAGCAGGTCCTTTACGTCTTGCTTCTACAAGTAGACCCCGAGCTCATTATTACATTACAGACCCTTCGAACAAGATGTGGAATGTAGAACCCATTCAAGAACAACTTCAAAAATTAGTCAACGACGAATCACAACATTTTACTACACCTCATATATGTTGTATGGAAGGGTTTGACAGTTCTTCTCCTGATGAAAAGGAATCCGAGATTATTAAACTTTGCCAAAAACTTTTGCCTGAACATGAGATTCGTCTATCAAATTTAGAAGAATTTATGCAGGCAATGCGAGAATGTGTTAAGAATCCAACCGTAATTTATGGAGAAAGTAGAGACCCTGGAGCAACAGGAAAATGGACCCACCTTATGGGAGATGTTATTAGTGCGCGATTCCGAGTAAAAAAGGCAAATCATCAATCCGAAATGATGTTACAACGAGGTGCAGAACCATGGTGTGCTATATCGAATGTGTTAGGTAAAGAATATTTTAGAAATGCATTGACACGTGCATGGAAACTCCTATTACAAAATCATCCTCATGACACAATTACGGGTGGTGGAATAGACCAAATGGAGAAGGATGCTCTTTCACGAGCAGAACAAATCTCTATTATTAGTGAAGGATTAATGCGTCGTGCACTACAACATATCTACTCTAAAATCAATCTATCGAATGTCCCAGTAAAAGAGAGTGTGTTTGTAGTGTTTAATCCAAGCCCATTTGAACGCAACCACGTTTTATCTGTGTATATTGATGTCCCTGAAAATATGGGTTATGAATCTTTCGAAATTATAGACCCAGAAACGAATACCGTATGTAGCATGCAAGTACAAGAGCAATTCGAGACTGGAACCCTCGTCAGAAATCTTCAAGACATATCTATTGAATTAAGGTCAAAACGATTTCTTACCCATGTTGATGTTAATAATATACCAGCATTAGGGTATAAGACATATTACGTTAAACCAGCAGAGAACAACCCACCTATAGAAGTCAACAATATTTTTAAGACCCCATTTATTTTAGAAAATGAGTATCTGTACATAACGTTTAATAATGACGGAACATTTAATCTAACGGATAAGGAAACGGGTAGTAAATTTACAAATCTGCATTACTTTGAAGATACAGGTGAAACTGGGCATTCATGGATACACATGGAACCAGACGAGAACGAGACGATATATTCCTATGCTTCCCCTGCTAAATTTGTAGTTGAAGTTAATGGGCATTTATTAACTCGAATACGTATTGACTATGTGATGAACATACCATCTGGTCTCGAAAGAAATATAACTGAATTAGACAGAGAAGCAGAGAAGAATTATACAAAACGTAAAGAAGAAAAAGTCCCCTTAGACATAACAAGTTATTTTACGTTAAGGAAGGGAAGTCGTCAGTTAGAAATCACTACAAAGGTGAAAAATAATGCCAGAAATCACCGTTTAAGGCTTATATTCCCGACAGGACTTGAAAAAGCAACACATAGTTTTGCAGAAATGGCTTTTGATGTTGTCCGTAGACCTATCCATGTTTCAACCGATAATCCATATTATGGAAGGCCAAATCCACAATATCCGATGCATCGCTTTGTCGATGTCTCTGATGGAGAAATAGGCTTTGCGGTGATAAATAATTGTGGTTTGCGAGAGTATGAGGTTATGGATGAACCTATTCGGCCAGTAGCAATAACTTTATTCCGTGCCTTTACGTTTCGTAATGCACCTATTTTTGGTAGATGGGATGTTTACCCAGAAATGGAACTATCACAGTGTCTTGGCGAACTTGAATTTTCCTATTCTATATATCCCCATAAAGGCACATGGGAAAATGGCGTTATTAAGGAAGCCGAGAAATTAAATGCAAATTTAGAACCTGTTCAAGCAGGACCAATAAAGGGGGGATATTTACCTTTATCCCAGAGTTTTTTAGAGATAGAAGGTGAACCGCTCCAGATAACTGCATTAAAATTAGCAGAAGATAGGAATAATAGGCTTATTGTTCGCTTTTATAACCCATCAGACAGGCAGGTATTAAGTACAATAAAGTTTAACCTACCTATTACGGATGTGTGGTGTACAAATCTAAATGAAGAGGATGTTAATAAAGTATCTATTACTAACAATACAGTGCAGTTATCCGCAGAACCTAAAAAGATAATTACATTAGCATTGGATTTTAGTTCTTAA
- a CDS encoding tetratricopeptide repeat protein, translating into MPIRRQKKRKTEVKDIMPNMEEPKNQLLLWWAHIKENIYLYSFSVLFILLCVIIGGFYGSYKSSKTKDVMTKYASAVLKEDLQERLDALKPLLDINAPLSAEILYVYGETAMALGKLDEAENVWKKLCDKYPQSEWVPNAREGLGYLEELRKNYDNAINIYKEIKEKWSNSYIAKRQSFNIARVLEAKEDLKGAIEEYKKQQEEFPDSSIANKAKSALEKIKTEHPELFPEEKKEEETQQGTTKDEVKENTGNLETQKTVSEPVESSSQQEQQ; encoded by the coding sequence ATGCCAATTCGTAGACAGAAAAAAAGAAAGACAGAAGTAAAAGACATCATGCCCAATATGGAAGAGCCTAAAAACCAATTACTTTTATGGTGGGCTCACATTAAAGAGAATATTTACCTTTATTCTTTTTCAGTGTTATTTATTTTGTTGTGCGTTATCATCGGTGGATTTTATGGGTCCTATAAATCATCAAAAACAAAAGATGTAATGACAAAGTATGCCAGTGCTGTCTTAAAAGAGGATTTGCAAGAACGACTGGATGCACTTAAACCATTATTGGATATAAATGCACCGTTATCAGCCGAAATTTTATATGTATATGGCGAAACAGCAATGGCTTTAGGGAAACTTGACGAGGCGGAAAACGTCTGGAAAAAACTTTGTGATAAATATCCACAATCCGAATGGGTTCCTAATGCACGTGAAGGATTAGGCTACTTGGAAGAATTAAGAAAGAACTATGATAATGCCATCAATATTTATAAAGAAATTAAAGAAAAGTGGAGTAATTCGTATATAGCGAAAAGACAATCATTTAATATCGCCCGTGTTTTAGAAGCAAAGGAGGATTTAAAAGGAGCGATTGAAGAATATAAAAAGCAACAAGAAGAATTCCCAGATTCATCAATTGCAAATAAAGCAAAAAGTGCCCTCGAAAAAATAAAAACAGAGCATCCTGAATTATTCCCTGAAGAAAAGAAAGAAGAAGAAACTCAGCAAGGTACTACAAAAGATGAAGTGAAAGAAAATACTGGAAATTTAGAGACCCAGAAAACCGTCAGTGAACCAGTGGAATCTTCTTCCCAACAAGAACAGCAATAA
- a CDS encoding zinc ribbon domain-containing protein, protein MPLYTYQVIHEDGSEGEIIEVFQKAGEPPLQFHPQTGEKVIRIFKPAHIAGWANERMAKQMLSDKNLAEKGFTKYVRSGKGYYEKTTGKEGPPTINVNGP, encoded by the coding sequence ATGCCTTTATACACATATCAGGTAATTCACGAGGACGGTAGCGAAGGTGAAATTATCGAAGTGTTTCAAAAGGCAGGTGAGCCTCCTTTACAGTTCCATCCACAAACAGGCGAAAAAGTAATTCGGATATTTAAGCCTGCACATATTGCAGGTTGGGCTAATGAACGGATGGCAAAACAAATGTTAAGTGACAAAAACCTTGCTGAAAAAGGTTTTACAAAGTATGTTCGCTCAGGCAAAGGTTATTATGAAAAAACAACAGGAAAAGAAGGACCGCCTACAATAAATGTCAATGGACCATAA
- a CDS encoding biotin attachment protein codes for MDFYVYIPDEAKSDEPDDKVQVSQWFYKLEDVIQKETDLVEICTDKAVYIVTAPVSGRLKEILVQEGEYFSPTNPMCIIDTDLY; via the coding sequence ATGGATTTTTATGTTTATATTCCAGATGAAGCAAAATCAGATGAACCAGATGATAAGGTTCAAGTTTCGCAGTGGTTTTACAAGTTAGAAGACGTTATTCAAAAAGAAACAGATTTAGTAGAGATATGTACAGATAAGGCTGTATATATAGTTACTGCTCCTGTGTCTGGCAGACTTAAAGAGATACTTGTACAGGAGGGAGAATATTTTAGTCCGACCAATCCTATGTGTATAATAGATACCGATTTGTATTAA
- the lipA gene encoding lipoyl synthase, whose amino-acid sequence MNTKTTDKLQFPEWIRFRIPNTKELNEVYNFLSKNNISTVCKSALCPNRGECWSRRTATFLLLGEICSRACVFCSVSKGRPLPPDPLEKDRIIECIEFMNLRYVVLTMVTRDDLSDGGAKHIAEVIKEIKRKFPKKKVEILASDFQGDKHAIQTVLSSNPDVFSHNVEVVNRLCSKVRDSKCSYERSLNVLETAKSFDAHIIIKSGFMVGLGETQEEVLQTLTDLSKVGCSIVTIGQYLQPTKRQVPVSRFVSPNEFEFYAHWAKEHLSLTVIAGPEVRSSYHADFWCDNTKGG is encoded by the coding sequence ATGAATACCAAAACGACAGATAAATTACAATTTCCAGAATGGATTCGATTTAGGATTCCTAATACAAAGGAACTTAATGAGGTCTACAATTTTCTTTCAAAAAATAACATATCAACGGTTTGTAAGAGTGCTCTATGTCCGAATCGAGGTGAGTGCTGGTCACGGCGGACTGCTACCTTTTTGTTATTGGGAGAGATTTGTTCAAGAGCATGTGTATTTTGTTCCGTCTCGAAAGGCCGTCCTTTGCCTCCAGACCCTTTAGAAAAAGATAGAATTATTGAATGTATAGAGTTTATGAACCTTCGTTATGTTGTTCTCACCATGGTTACACGTGATGACCTCAGTGACGGAGGAGCCAAGCACATTGCGGAGGTTATCAAGGAGATAAAAAGAAAGTTTCCGAAGAAAAAAGTAGAGATTTTAGCATCAGATTTTCAAGGGGATAAACACGCAATCCAAACAGTTCTATCCTCTAATCCTGACGTTTTTTCCCATAATGTAGAAGTAGTTAACCGCCTTTGTTCTAAGGTAAGAGACTCGAAATGTTCTTATGAGCGTTCATTAAATGTTTTAGAAACTGCTAAAAGTTTTGATGCACATATCATTATAAAATCAGGATTCATGGTTGGATTAGGAGAAACTCAGGAGGAAGTTCTACAAACATTAACAGACCTTTCAAAAGTAGGTTGTTCAATAGTTACAATTGGACAATATTTACAACCGACTAAAAGGCAGGTACCAGTATCAAGGTTTGTTTCACCGAATGAATTTGAGTTTTACGCTCATTGGGCAAAGGAGCACCTATCCTTAACAGTGATTGCGGGTCCTGAAGTTCGTAGTTCTTATCATGCTGATTTCTGGTGTGACAATACAAAAGGAGGTTGA
- a CDS encoding homoserine dehydrogenase, with translation MKLNVGVIGAGTVGGGVIHLLLNHYEHIKNQTDVELELKHVVEIKPELLKPFDLNNVTVSADIDSLLNNPEVDVVCELIGGLEPAKTFIIKSLKAGKHVVTANKMLLAKYGTELCEIAEQSGKELKFEASVGGVIPIIKTLKEVLSTTHIEAVYGIVNGTCNYILSRMTYEGLDFQAVLKEAQANGYAETPPDLDIEGFDTAHKCQILASLCFGTPVNLDEIYIEGITKITYSDVSYANEMGYVIKLLAIVRKINGEIEARVHPTFVPQNHLLASVRNEFNAIYVESDSAGPTLYYGKGAGRFPTATAVISDLLDIARRKNSPTSPPFIYYHNLNIRDMGLLRSRYYLRFTTKDYPGVLGQICTILGKHRVSISSCHQKETLQYHEALPVHVVIMTHDSLESSVQSAILEIDKLECIVEPTQLIRVL, from the coding sequence ATGAAGTTAAATGTAGGTGTTATTGGTGCTGGAACGGTAGGTGGAGGTGTTATACATCTCTTGCTAAATCACTATGAACATATAAAAAATCAAACAGACGTTGAATTAGAATTAAAACACGTTGTTGAAATTAAACCAGAATTATTAAAACCTTTTGATTTAAACAATGTTACTGTTTCTGCAGATATTGATTCTCTCCTAAACAATCCTGAGGTGGATGTCGTTTGCGAACTTATAGGAGGATTAGAACCAGCAAAGACATTTATTATCAAATCATTAAAAGCAGGGAAACATGTAGTAACAGCGAATAAAATGCTTCTTGCAAAATATGGTACTGAGCTATGTGAAATAGCGGAGCAATCTGGAAAAGAATTAAAATTTGAAGCTTCCGTTGGAGGTGTTATCCCTATTATTAAAACGTTAAAAGAGGTTCTATCTACCACACATATCGAAGCGGTATACGGTATAGTAAATGGAACATGTAATTACATTTTAAGCCGTATGACCTATGAAGGACTTGATTTCCAAGCCGTGTTAAAAGAAGCACAAGCGAACGGTTATGCGGAAACTCCACCTGATTTGGATATTGAAGGATTTGATACGGCTCATAAATGCCAGATATTAGCAAGTCTCTGTTTTGGCACTCCTGTTAATCTTGATGAAATTTATATTGAAGGTATTACCAAAATAACATATAGTGATGTTTCGTACGCTAATGAGATGGGCTATGTGATTAAACTTCTTGCCATTGTTCGTAAAATAAATGGTGAGATAGAAGCACGTGTACATCCAACTTTTGTTCCCCAAAATCACCTTCTTGCTTCTGTTCGTAATGAATTTAATGCGATATATGTTGAAAGCGATTCTGCAGGACCAACTTTATATTACGGGAAAGGTGCTGGGAGATTTCCGACCGCAACTGCGGTTATTAGTGATTTGTTAGATATTGCACGTAGAAAAAATTCTCCTACTTCTCCACCATTTATTTATTACCATAATCTAAATATTCGGGATATGGGGCTACTTCGTAGTCGTTATTATTTGCGGTTTACTACGAAAGATTATCCTGGAGTGTTAGGGCAAATCTGCACTATTTTGGGAAAGCATCGTGTTAGTATTTCCTCATGTCATCAAAAAGAAACCTTACAGTATCATGAAGCACTTCCAGTTCATGTCGTTATTATGACCCATGATTCATTAGAATCCAGTGTGCAGTCTGCAATATTAGAAATAGACAAGTTAGAATGCATTGTTGAACCTACACAGTTAATACGAGTTTTGTAG
- the leuC gene encoding 3-isopropylmalate dehydratase large subunit, producing MPKNIYEKIWDAHLVHTPDDQDPIIYIDRHYIHEVTSPQAFEGLRITGRKVRRPDLTFATMDHNIPTTNRDKPIADPMSALQVETLKNNCKEFGIQCFDMHDPRNGIVHVVGPELGLTQPGMTIVCGDSHTSTHGAFGALAFGIGTSEVEHVLATQTLLQRKSKTMEICITGKLPIGVTAKDLIMHIIGKIGTDGGTGYVIEYTGEVVRNLSMEGRMTLCNMTIEAGARAGLISPDETTVKYLLGRPYIPKHIPEEELIKLWLSWASDSGCSYDKTIIINAKDVEPQVTWGTSPEMVVPISGRVPVLNEIQDTNRRNAVNKALQYMGLEEGTPIEAIEVDKIFIGSCTNGRIEDLREVAKVVKGYKVNKRIKQAIIVPGSMLVKRQAEQEGLHNIFIEAGFEWREPGCSMCLAMNDDRLNPGERCASTSNRNFEGRQGKGGRTHLVSPAMAGACAITGHFVDIRKWKFNE from the coding sequence ATGCCAAAAAACATTTATGAAAAGATATGGGATGCACATTTGGTTCATACACCTGATGACCAGGACCCTATTATTTATATCGACAGGCACTATATCCATGAAGTAACGTCACCGCAAGCATTTGAAGGACTAAGAATTACAGGTAGAAAAGTGCGTCGTCCTGATTTGACTTTTGCTACGATGGACCATAATATACCGACAACGAATCGTGATAAACCGATTGCAGACCCGATGTCTGCGTTACAGGTAGAGACATTAAAAAATAATTGCAAGGAATTTGGTATCCAGTGTTTTGATATGCATGACCCACGAAATGGGATAGTTCATGTTGTGGGTCCGGAGTTAGGATTAACACAACCAGGGATGACGATTGTTTGTGGAGATTCTCATACTTCAACACACGGTGCTTTTGGTGCACTTGCGTTTGGTATTGGAACAAGTGAAGTGGAGCATGTCCTTGCTACGCAAACATTATTGCAAAGAAAATCTAAGACAATGGAAATTTGTATCACAGGCAAACTACCTATAGGTGTTACTGCAAAAGACCTTATTATGCATATTATCGGTAAAATAGGAACAGATGGGGGCACAGGTTATGTAATTGAATACACAGGAGAAGTTGTTAGAAACCTTTCTATGGAAGGTCGTATGACTTTGTGCAATATGACCATAGAGGCAGGTGCACGAGCAGGGCTAATTTCTCCTGATGAGACGACTGTGAAATATTTATTAGGAAGACCTTATATTCCAAAACATATCCCCGAAGAAGAACTGATAAAACTCTGGTTGTCATGGGCATCTGACTCTGGCTGTTCTTATGATAAAACAATAATCATTAATGCTAAGGATGTAGAACCGCAAGTAACATGGGGAACATCTCCCGAAATGGTTGTTCCTATTTCAGGCAGGGTTCCTGTGTTAAATGAGATACAGGATACAAACCGCAGAAATGCGGTTAACAAAGCCCTCCAATATATGGGTCTTGAAGAAGGAACTCCTATCGAAGCCATCGAAGTAGATAAGATATTTATTGGTTCCTGTACAAATGGAAGGATTGAGGATTTACGAGAAGTGGCAAAGGTTGTGAAGGGTTATAAAGTTAATAAGAGAATAAAGCAGGCAATAATTGTTCCAGGTTCGATGTTAGTAAAGAGACAAGCGGAACAGGAAGGATTACACAATATTTTTATAGAAGCAGGTTTTGAATGGAGAGAACCAGGTTGCTCCATGTGCCTCGCAATGAACGATGACCGCTTGAATCCTGGTGAACGTTGTGCCTCCACTTCAAATCGTAACTTCGAAGGTCGTCAAGGTAAAGGAGGACGCACACACCTTGTTAGTCCAGCCATGGCTGGAGCCTGTGCTATTACTGGACATTTTGTTGATATTCGTAAATGGAAATTTAATGAATAA
- the thrC gene encoding threonine synthase, with the protein MQNIGIIERYREFLPISINTPIVTLNEGGTPLVKAPTLSSAIHPKINIWLKYEGLNPTGSFKDRGMTVAVTKAKEEGFKVIMCASTGNTSASAAAYAARAGIQCAVLIPEGKIALGKLSQAMIHGAKVIQIKGNFDDALRLVRKICSEYPIALVNSVNPYRIEGQKTGAFEIVDSFNGFAPDFQAMPVGNAGNITAYWKGYKEYYQIGKAKNLPKMLGFQAAGSAPIVLGHPVENPQTFATAIRIGNPASWKGAENARDESGGVIGMVTDHEIREAYKLLARTEGVFAEPASAASIAGVIKLSENGYFDNQTPFVGDKLQIVCILTGHGLKDPDNAIAVAEQPITVEPKEEEILNTLNLVEEVKI; encoded by the coding sequence ATGCAAAATATAGGTATTATTGAGCGATATCGGGAGTTTTTACCTATCAGTATTAATACCCCTATTGTAACTTTAAATGAAGGGGGAACACCTTTAGTAAAAGCACCGACACTAAGTTCAGCAATACATCCAAAGATTAATATATGGCTCAAATACGAGGGATTGAACCCAACAGGTTCTTTTAAGGACCGTGGAATGACTGTCGCAGTTACGAAAGCCAAAGAGGAAGGCTTTAAGGTGATAATGTGTGCATCTACAGGGAATACTTCGGCATCAGCTGCTGCTTATGCGGCACGAGCGGGTATTCAATGTGCTGTCCTTATTCCTGAGGGTAAAATTGCTCTGGGAAAATTATCACAAGCCATGATACATGGTGCAAAAGTTATTCAGATAAAAGGAAACTTTGATGATGCACTCCGATTGGTTCGAAAAATCTGTAGTGAATATCCTATCGCTCTTGTAAATTCGGTTAACCCTTACCGAATTGAGGGACAGAAGACAGGGGCATTTGAAATTGTAGATTCTTTTAATGGATTTGCTCCAGATTTTCAAGCCATGCCCGTTGGGAATGCTGGGAATATTACAGCGTATTGGAAAGGATATAAGGAATATTACCAGATAGGTAAGGCAAAGAATTTGCCTAAAATGTTAGGTTTTCAGGCGGCAGGTTCAGCACCTATCGTTTTGGGACATCCTGTTGAAAATCCGCAGACCTTTGCAACTGCAATCCGAATTGGCAATCCCGCAAGTTGGAAGGGTGCTGAAAATGCAAGGGATGAGTCGGGTGGTGTTATCGGTATGGTTACTGACCATGAAATCAGAGAAGCCTACAAATTGTTAGCCCGGACCGAAGGTGTTTTTGCAGAACCAGCAAGTGCTGCGAGTATAGCAGGGGTTATTAAACTTTCCGAAAATGGTTATTTTGATAATCAAACACCATTTGTAGGTGATAAATTACAAATTGTGTGTATTCTAACGGGACATGGGCTAAAAGACCCAGATAATGCGATAGCTGTGGCAGAGCAACCAATAACAGTAGAACCCAAAGAGGAAGAGATACTAAACACGCTTAATCTTGTGGAAGAAGTGAAGATTTAG
- the leuD gene encoding 3-isopropylmalate dehydratase small subunit: protein MEKFTVLKGIVAPLDARNVDTDQIVPKQFLKRIQRTGYEDVLFYDWRYLDDGKTPNPQFEMNAPRYKGATILLTRDNFGCGSSREHAPWALKDYGFRCILAISFADIFYNNCFNNGILPITLSPEIIEQLFNEVRAKEGYTLKIDLINQQITKPDGEQMHFDIHSFLKERLLNGWDQIGLTLRFEKLIDQFEKKHPLKL, encoded by the coding sequence GTGGAGAAATTTACTGTATTAAAAGGAATTGTCGCACCTTTAGATGCGAGAAATGTAGATACAGACCAGATAGTTCCGAAACAATTTTTGAAACGAATACAGAGAACAGGTTATGAAGATGTCCTTTTTTATGATTGGCGTTATCTCGATGATGGGAAAACACCCAATCCGCAATTTGAGATGAATGCACCACGTTATAAAGGTGCTACTATTTTATTGACACGTGACAATTTCGGTTGCGGTTCGTCACGGGAGCATGCACCATGGGCATTAAAGGACTATGGTTTCCGTTGTATTCTGGCTATTTCATTTGCCGATATTTTTTACAATAATTGTTTTAATAACGGAATTTTACCTATTACCTTGTCACCAGAAATAATCGAGCAATTATTCAATGAAGTTCGTGCTAAAGAGGGGTATACATTAAAGATTGATTTAATAAATCAACAAATTACCAAGCCAGATGGGGAACAAATGCATTTTGACATCCATTCCTTCTTAAAGGAACGTTTATTAAATGGATGGGACCAGATAGGTCTCACATTGCGATTTGAAAAATTAATAGACCAATTTGAAAAGAAACATCCTCTGAAGTTATGA
- a CDS encoding polymer-forming cytoskeletal protein yields MSKDEDKKESKTLFGKLRFRQWNEVLQANRTPQDETKPQQQPKVETEKSTSAPQTTTPKTGDSENINIPKPTKTGLKVMIIPENVYIEGSVRGECDAEIYGKINGNILVKGNLILGKTAEVKGSIKALSSSIDGIVEGKIESTNDVEIGPNSKIQAELISGQRIVISGQVNGSVQAEIGVKLLQSAKLNGDIIALKWISVQEGAIFNGNCIMKKQQQQHIPQQSPTVGLNQNQQIKK; encoded by the coding sequence ATGAGTAAAGACGAGGACAAAAAAGAATCAAAAACGTTATTTGGTAAATTAAGGTTTCGCCAATGGAATGAGGTTCTTCAGGCAAATCGAACACCTCAAGACGAAACGAAACCGCAACAACAACCAAAAGTGGAAACGGAAAAATCAACATCCGCTCCGCAAACTACCACTCCAAAAACAGGCGACAGTGAAAATATAAATATCCCAAAACCAACAAAAACAGGATTAAAAGTTATGATAATCCCTGAAAATGTATATATTGAAGGCTCTGTAAGAGGTGAATGTGATGCAGAAATTTACGGTAAAATCAACGGGAATATCTTAGTTAAAGGAAATCTTATTTTAGGTAAAACAGCAGAAGTCAAAGGTAGTATAAAAGCATTATCCTCTTCGATAGACGGTATCGTGGAAGGTAAAATCGAATCTACAAATGATGTTGAAATTGGTCCTAATAGTAAAATTCAAGCAGAACTCATTTCGGGTCAAAGGATAGTTATCTCTGGACAAGTAAATGGGAGTGTTCAAGCGGAAATCGGAGTGAAATTATTGCAGTCTGCAAAACTTAATGGGGATATCATAGCCTTAAAATGGATTAGTGTTCAGGAGGGAGCCATTTTCAACGGAAATTGTATAATGAAAAAACAACAGCAACAACACATTCCTCAACAATCTCCAACAGTTGGGTTAAACCAAAATCAACAAATTAAGAAATAA